In Actinoplanes derwentensis, the following proteins share a genomic window:
- the sigJ gene encoding RNA polymerase sigma factor SigJ, protein MPSSSVADFEAHRSYLTAVAYRMLGSRAEAEDAVQETWLRYARQTAEEIRDVRGWLTTVTARICLDHLNSARVRRDTYPGEWLPAFVVEPDADPADHAELSDQVSIALLVVLEKLTPEQRVAFVLHDAFAVPFDEVAAVLDSTPAAARQHASRGRKAVADGQVRHTAGLPEQRRVLNAFLAAARDGDMRTLAAVLAPDVVAIGDGGGVVRAALRPVLGADRVARFFTGLLAHRLPGVTDLTIEPVLVNGSAALMLSGRNPDGSRLLVVVAVTVDEGRITGVFNQQNPEKLVLSCTRPISRKN, encoded by the coding sequence ATGCCGTCGTCGTCCGTGGCCGATTTCGAGGCCCACCGTTCCTACCTGACGGCCGTCGCCTACCGGATGCTCGGCAGCCGTGCCGAGGCCGAGGACGCGGTTCAGGAAACCTGGCTGCGCTACGCGCGGCAGACGGCCGAGGAGATCCGGGACGTCCGGGGGTGGCTGACGACGGTCACCGCACGGATCTGCCTGGACCATCTCAATTCCGCGCGGGTACGCCGGGACACGTACCCCGGTGAGTGGCTGCCCGCCTTCGTCGTGGAACCCGACGCCGACCCGGCCGACCACGCCGAACTCTCCGATCAGGTCAGCATCGCCCTGCTGGTGGTGCTGGAGAAGCTCACCCCCGAGCAGCGGGTGGCGTTCGTCCTGCACGACGCGTTCGCGGTGCCGTTCGACGAGGTGGCGGCGGTGCTGGACAGCACACCGGCGGCGGCCCGGCAGCACGCCTCCCGGGGCCGGAAAGCGGTCGCCGACGGTCAGGTCCGGCACACTGCCGGGCTGCCCGAGCAGCGGCGGGTGCTGAACGCGTTCCTCGCGGCCGCACGGGACGGCGACATGCGTACTCTCGCTGCGGTTCTGGCACCTGATGTGGTCGCCATCGGCGACGGCGGCGGAGTCGTCCGTGCCGCGCTGCGTCCCGTTCTCGGCGCCGACCGGGTGGCCCGGTTCTTCACCGGCCTGCTCGCCCACCGGCTGCCCGGAGTCACCGACCTCACGATCGAGCCGGTGCTGGTCAACGGGTCGGCCGCGCTCATGCTCAGCGGCCGGAACCCGGACGGAAGCCGACTGCTCGTGGTCGTCGCGGTCACCGTCGACGAGGGCCGGATCACCGGCGTCTTCAACCAGCAGAACCCGGAGAAGCTAGTTCTTTCTTGCACTCGGCCGATTTCAAGAAAGAACTAG
- a CDS encoding ATP-dependent DNA helicase — MVEAIDKAVKNKEHLLVQAGTGTGKSLGYLTPALLVEGPVVVSTATLALQNQLIAHDLPRLAEAVQPVLGRKPTFAVLKGRHHYLCAAKLEHADEQEPNDTLFDSAAPAPKAVQWLGEAGKIGKQILRIRKWAEKTETGDRDELDPGVDEVVWRQVSMPARDCVGAGRCPYGAECFAEASRVRAREADIVVTNHSLLAVDMIAERQIVPPHKLLIVDEAHELADRVSSAAQAEITPESVERAGRRARTMITPAAAEQLAQAADELTVCLTDLPAERLTSGLPERLRLAVATLESATRSGLSSIGEIKADDSDPVGKQQAKAVLDELSTTAQRLLEENKFDVAWIEKSDFGSGRRALVVAPLSVAGTLSESLYTDRTVVVTSATLTLGGKFDTVARSLGLPVDGKATSGDGWTSLDVGSPFDYPKQGILYVAAHLPRPAMSGLPDAAGAELLRLVEALGGRTLGLFSSRKAATQAAELLRAKTDLPILLQGEETLPILVRKFKEDQASCLFGVMSLWQGVDVPGDACQLVVIDRLPFPRPDEPLAAARAAAVDASGGSGFTAVSVPIAAVRLAQGVGRLIRSTGDKGVVAVLDSRLETARGYGAFLRGSLPPFWYTTRPEVAEGALRRLGNS, encoded by the coding sequence ATGGTCGAGGCCATCGACAAGGCCGTCAAGAACAAGGAGCACCTGCTAGTTCAGGCCGGCACGGGCACCGGCAAGAGTCTTGGCTATCTCACTCCCGCCCTGCTCGTCGAGGGTCCGGTCGTGGTCTCCACCGCCACCCTGGCGCTGCAGAACCAGCTGATCGCGCACGACCTGCCCCGGCTCGCCGAGGCGGTGCAGCCGGTGCTCGGGCGCAAGCCCACGTTCGCCGTGCTCAAGGGCCGCCACCACTACCTGTGCGCGGCGAAACTCGAACACGCCGACGAGCAGGAGCCCAACGACACGCTCTTCGACTCGGCCGCGCCCGCGCCCAAGGCCGTTCAGTGGCTCGGTGAGGCCGGCAAGATCGGCAAGCAGATCCTGCGGATCCGCAAATGGGCGGAGAAGACCGAGACCGGCGACCGTGACGAGCTCGACCCCGGTGTCGACGAGGTCGTCTGGCGGCAGGTGTCGATGCCGGCCCGGGACTGCGTCGGGGCGGGCCGGTGTCCGTACGGGGCGGAGTGTTTCGCCGAGGCCTCCCGGGTCCGCGCCCGTGAGGCCGACATCGTCGTCACCAATCACAGCCTGCTCGCCGTCGACATGATCGCCGAGCGGCAGATCGTCCCACCGCACAAGCTGCTGATCGTCGACGAGGCCCACGAGCTGGCCGACCGGGTCTCCTCCGCGGCGCAGGCCGAGATCACCCCCGAGTCCGTCGAGCGGGCCGGCCGCCGCGCCCGCACGATGATCACCCCGGCCGCCGCCGAGCAGCTGGCTCAGGCCGCCGACGAGCTCACCGTCTGCCTCACCGACCTGCCCGCCGAGCGCCTCACCAGCGGGTTGCCCGAGCGCTTGCGCCTGGCCGTCGCCACCCTGGAGTCGGCCACCCGGTCCGGGCTCTCCTCGATCGGCGAGATCAAGGCCGACGACTCCGACCCGGTCGGCAAACAGCAGGCCAAAGCGGTCCTCGACGAACTCTCCACCACCGCGCAGCGGCTGCTCGAAGAGAACAAGTTCGACGTGGCCTGGATCGAGAAGTCCGATTTCGGCAGCGGCCGCCGGGCCCTGGTGGTCGCCCCGCTGTCGGTCGCCGGCACCCTCTCCGAGAGCCTCTACACCGACCGGACCGTGGTGGTGACGTCCGCCACGCTGACCCTGGGCGGCAAGTTCGACACCGTGGCCCGGTCCCTCGGTCTGCCCGTCGACGGCAAGGCGACCTCCGGTGACGGCTGGACCTCGCTCGACGTGGGTTCGCCCTTCGACTATCCGAAACAGGGCATTCTGTACGTGGCGGCGCACCTGCCCCGGCCCGCGATGTCCGGGCTGCCCGACGCCGCCGGAGCCGAGCTGTTGCGGCTGGTCGAGGCGCTCGGCGGGCGCACCCTCGGGCTCTTCTCGTCCCGCAAGGCCGCCACCCAGGCTGCCGAGCTGCTGCGTGCCAAAACGGACCTGCCGATCCTGCTCCAGGGCGAGGAGACACTGCCGATTCTGGTACGGAAATTCAAAGAGGACCAGGCGAGCTGTCTCTTCGGCGTGATGTCGCTCTGGCAGGGCGTCGACGTGCCCGGTGACGCCTGCCAGTTGGTCGTCATCGACCGTCTGCCGTTCCCCCGCCCCGACGAGCCCCTGGCCGCCGCCCGGGCCGCCGCGGTCGACGCCTCCGGCGGTTCCGGCTTCACCGCGGTCAGCGTCCCGATCGCCGCCGTTCGCCTGGCGCAGGGCGTCGGCCGCCTGATCCGCTCCACCGGGGACAAGGGCGTGGTCGCGGTCCTGGACTCCCGTTTGGAGACGGCCCGCGGTTATGGAGCCTTCCTCCGGGGCTCACTCCCGCCGTTCTGGTACACGACCCGCCCCGAGGTCGCCGAGGGAGCACTCCGCCGCCTCGGCAACAGCTGA
- a CDS encoding Gfo/Idh/MocA family protein, with protein MTGQKVRWGILGPGGIASSFAADLRLVEGAELAAVGSRSAASAEEFARKFGFARSHGSYADLAADADVDVVYVATPHAFHLDAAMMCIEAGKAVLVEKPVTLDLPSAALLLEAARSRGVFLMEAMWMRLNPAIRKIAELVSSGAIGEARAIHADFGLQGPFEAEHRLRDPKLGGGALLDLGVYPIHLAHLILGVPASAQAWSHLTPERVDETTGVLLGYEAGAVAALTCSINGPSRNAASITGTTGRIDLPEGFFVPRSFVLNQQGKEPETFEFPFEGSGYQFEAAEVQRCLLAGELESPLVPHSTTLEVMALLDALRDQVGVNY; from the coding sequence ATGACCGGACAGAAGGTGCGCTGGGGGATTCTCGGCCCCGGCGGGATCGCCAGTTCATTCGCCGCCGACCTGAGACTGGTGGAGGGCGCTGAGCTCGCCGCAGTCGGCTCGCGCAGTGCCGCCAGCGCGGAGGAGTTCGCGCGGAAGTTCGGGTTCGCCCGGTCGCACGGGTCCTACGCGGACCTGGCCGCCGACGCCGACGTCGACGTGGTCTATGTGGCGACGCCGCATGCCTTCCACCTGGACGCGGCGATGATGTGCATCGAGGCCGGCAAGGCGGTGCTCGTCGAGAAACCGGTCACGCTGGACCTGCCGTCGGCCGCGCTGCTGCTGGAGGCGGCCCGGTCGCGTGGGGTGTTCCTGATGGAGGCCATGTGGATGCGCCTCAACCCGGCCATCCGCAAGATCGCCGAGCTGGTGTCGAGCGGCGCGATCGGTGAGGCCAGAGCGATCCACGCCGACTTCGGGTTGCAGGGGCCGTTCGAGGCGGAGCACCGGCTGCGTGACCCGAAACTGGGCGGTGGCGCGCTGTTGGACCTGGGCGTCTACCCGATTCACCTGGCACACCTGATCCTCGGGGTGCCGGCGTCGGCACAGGCCTGGTCACATCTCACCCCGGAGCGGGTGGACGAGACCACGGGTGTGCTCCTGGGTTATGAGGCCGGCGCGGTGGCCGCGTTGACGTGCAGCATCAACGGCCCGAGCCGTAACGCCGCCTCGATCACCGGTACGACCGGCCGGATCGATCTGCCCGAGGGCTTCTTCGTGCCGCGTTCGTTCGTGCTGAACCAGCAGGGTAAGGAACCGGAGACGTTCGAGTTCCCGTTCGAGGGCAGCGGTTACCAGTTCGAGGCGGCCGAGGTGCAGCGCTGCCTGCTCGCCGGGGAGCTGGAGAGCCCACTGGTGCCGCACTCGACGACGCTCGAGGTGATGGCCCTGCTGGACGCTTTGCGCGATCAGGTCGGGGTCAACTACTGA
- a CDS encoding PI-PLC domain-containing protein — protein sequence MATIAGGLAGLAGAGGAVAVALIRRQHPWLTAGHALTSAETIDPLPGVIRLGLSGMTVVVTPGPRGELYLGPGAPQPGRTLRRLVLAPLFTRAGANGGRLWPDQRAPFRLVIEFGGGNRDPEALLRAYRMLDRQLQDHAGLLSSCRHEVLKPRSVTVTVTGAVDVRELLAAEPVRYAFADGDFDDLGSRSAPPELVPMVSESWGRRFGWDGRDSITAEERHQLHALVRAAHEEGRTVRFSGLPDGARKDRAAIWTELGAAGVDVIADTDLVGLARHLRRHPISDPPRAPAPTRAVVRSTPRPNAPRPENRHEPV from the coding sequence ATGGCGACAATCGCGGGCGGACTGGCCGGGCTCGCCGGAGCCGGTGGCGCGGTCGCGGTCGCCCTGATCCGCCGACAGCACCCCTGGTTGACCGCCGGACACGCGCTGACCAGCGCGGAGACGATCGACCCGCTGCCCGGGGTGATCAGACTCGGACTGTCCGGGATGACGGTCGTGGTGACTCCGGGACCGCGCGGTGAGCTCTACCTCGGCCCCGGCGCCCCGCAGCCCGGCCGGACCCTGCGCCGGCTGGTGCTGGCCCCGCTCTTCACCCGCGCCGGAGCGAACGGCGGCCGCCTGTGGCCGGACCAGCGGGCCCCGTTCCGGCTGGTCATCGAGTTCGGCGGCGGGAACCGGGACCCGGAGGCGCTGCTGCGTGCCTACCGGATGCTGGACCGGCAACTCCAGGACCACGCCGGCCTGCTGAGCAGTTGCCGGCACGAGGTGCTCAAGCCGCGATCGGTGACCGTGACGGTGACCGGCGCCGTCGACGTCCGGGAGTTGCTGGCCGCCGAACCCGTGCGGTACGCGTTCGCCGACGGTGACTTCGACGACCTCGGCTCCCGCTCGGCCCCGCCGGAACTGGTGCCGATGGTCAGCGAATCGTGGGGCCGCCGGTTCGGCTGGGACGGCCGCGACTCGATCACCGCCGAGGAACGGCACCAGTTGCACGCCCTGGTCCGGGCCGCTCACGAGGAGGGCCGAACCGTGCGGTTCTCCGGACTGCCGGACGGCGCCCGCAAGGACCGCGCGGCGATCTGGACCGAACTGGGCGCCGCCGGGGTGGACGTGATCGCCGACACCGATCTGGTCGGGCTGGCCCGGCATCTGCGCCGTCACCCGATCAGCGACCCACCGCGCGCACCCGCTCCGACCAGGGCAGTCGTCCGTTCCACCCCGCGGCCGAACGCGCCACGTCCGGAGAATCGTCACGAGCCGGTTTAA
- a CDS encoding DUF402 domain-containing protein: MPSEMVRVIYTKYDGSAHRDYPARRLAEDDLGIWVGVTRGTASVYHGRPSVEQIPFVLLIPHYAWWTGMFNPPPRTSEVYCDITTPARWEGDTVHIVDLDLDAVRRRESGLVELRDEDEFAEHREAFGYPSDLVEHAEAASRYLIGALGDGTEPFATHYRKHLLEVTQD; this comes from the coding sequence ATGCCGAGCGAGATGGTCCGGGTCATCTACACGAAGTACGACGGTTCGGCACATCGTGACTACCCGGCCCGCCGTCTGGCGGAGGACGACCTCGGCATCTGGGTCGGCGTGACGCGGGGCACCGCCTCGGTCTACCACGGCCGCCCGTCGGTGGAGCAGATCCCGTTCGTGCTGCTCATCCCGCATTACGCGTGGTGGACGGGCATGTTCAACCCACCGCCGCGGACCAGTGAGGTCTACTGCGACATCACCACCCCGGCGCGCTGGGAGGGTGACACGGTGCACATCGTGGACCTGGATCTGGACGCGGTCCGGCGCCGCGAGTCGGGCCTGGTCGAGCTGCGGGACGAGGACGAGTTCGCCGAGCACCGGGAGGCGTTCGGTTACCCGAGTGATCTGGTGGAGCACGCCGAGGCCGCCTCCCGGTACCTGATCGGGGCGCTCGGCGACGGCACCGAACCGTTCGCCACCCACTACCGCAAACACCTACTCGAAGTGACCCAGGACTAG
- a CDS encoding FABP family protein: MSNETENPLGPPPWLNAPPVERYPYEDTHDLRSGPDLHPALLGLLPFVGLWRGRGQGGFPQEKDYDFAQEIRISHDGRDFLRFESRAWVLDDDSKPAGQALNESGFWRPVLVDGRPGDEMEATMIRPDGVAELYLGKAATTRLEMTADAVAYTPSGLPVTGGHRLFGVVEGALLYAHEIAVGDSGLRPHMSARLLRIGG, encoded by the coding sequence GTGAGCAACGAGACGGAAAACCCGCTGGGACCGCCGCCGTGGCTCAACGCTCCGCCGGTCGAGCGCTATCCCTATGAGGACACTCACGACCTGCGGTCCGGTCCGGATCTGCACCCGGCGCTGCTGGGGCTGCTGCCGTTCGTCGGGTTGTGGCGGGGCCGTGGGCAGGGCGGGTTCCCGCAGGAGAAGGACTACGACTTCGCCCAGGAGATCCGGATCAGCCACGACGGCCGGGATTTCCTGCGGTTCGAGTCGCGCGCCTGGGTGCTCGACGATGACTCGAAACCAGCCGGGCAGGCGCTGAACGAGTCCGGGTTCTGGCGTCCGGTGCTGGTCGACGGCCGGCCGGGTGACGAGATGGAAGCCACCATGATCCGCCCGGACGGGGTGGCCGAGCTCTATCTGGGCAAGGCGGCCACGACCCGGCTGGAGATGACCGCCGACGCGGTGGCGTACACGCCGTCCGGTCTGCCCGTGACGGGCGGTCACCGGCTGTTCGGTGTCGTCGAGGGCGCGCTGTTGTACGCCCACGAGATCGCGGTCGGCGACAGTGGCTTGAGGCCGCACATGTCGGCCCGGCTGCTACGCATCGGTGGCTGA
- a CDS encoding DUF47 domain-containing protein translates to MKFSFRPVEGAFYELFTRAAYNLVKGTELLNELALPGVDVQSVADRLTDVEHDSDSITHELYKKINSTFITPFDREDIYSLGSQLDDVMDHLEAAGNLLYLYGLTALPSLPREMHELVTVLDQQAKITAEAMPRLRSMKNLEEYWIEINRLENDGDRAYRMLLVRLFSGEYDALTVLKMKEVVDELEAACDAFEHVANTIETIAVKES, encoded by the coding sequence GTGAAGTTCTCATTCCGCCCCGTCGAGGGTGCCTTCTACGAACTCTTCACCAGGGCCGCGTACAACCTGGTCAAAGGCACCGAGCTACTGAACGAGCTGGCCCTGCCCGGTGTGGACGTCCAGTCTGTCGCCGATCGGCTGACCGATGTGGAACACGACAGCGACTCGATCACCCACGAGCTCTACAAGAAGATCAACTCCACCTTCATCACCCCGTTCGACCGGGAGGACATCTACTCGCTCGGCTCCCAGCTGGACGACGTGATGGATCACCTGGAAGCGGCCGGGAACCTGCTCTACCTCTACGGTCTGACCGCCCTGCCCTCGCTGCCGCGGGAGATGCACGAGCTGGTCACCGTGCTGGACCAGCAGGCGAAGATCACCGCCGAGGCGATGCCGCGGCTGCGCTCGATGAAGAACCTCGAGGAGTACTGGATCGAGATCAACCGCCTGGAGAACGACGGCGACCGCGCCTACCGGATGCTGCTGGTCCGGCTCTTCTCCGGCGAGTACGACGCGCTGACCGTGCTCAAGATGAAGGAGGTCGTCGACGAGCTGGAGGCCGCCTGCGACGCCTTCGAGCACGTGGCGAACACCATCGAGACCATCGCGGTCAAGGAGTCCTAG
- a CDS encoding inorganic phosphate transporter gives MDPSLVAVIAVILAAMAFDYTNGFHDAANAIATSVSTRALTPRVALGMAAVGNFIGAHLGTEVAKTVGDGLVDLPTGIPSLGVVFAGVLGAITWNLITWYFGLPSSSSHALFGGLVGATLFATVGSVQWDNIINKVLIPMVVSPLVGLALGFVMMIAIMWIFRRGHPGRLNRGFRWAQTVSAAAMSIGHGMQDAAKTMGIVVLALYTGGIQSSSTDIPEWVYWSSATVLAAGTYAGGWRIIRTLGRKIIDLGPAEGFAAETVASSVLYFNALVLHAPISTTHTITSAIMGVGATKRLSAVRWNVAGNIVMAWITTFPAAAFFSCVIYFIVRPLFT, from the coding sequence GTGGATCCCTCCTTGGTCGCCGTCATCGCGGTGATTCTCGCCGCGATGGCGTTCGATTACACGAACGGTTTCCACGACGCGGCGAACGCCATCGCGACGAGCGTCAGCACCCGTGCCCTCACTCCCCGAGTCGCCCTCGGCATGGCCGCGGTCGGCAACTTCATCGGCGCGCACCTGGGCACCGAGGTCGCCAAGACGGTCGGTGACGGTCTCGTCGACCTGCCGACCGGCATCCCCAGCCTGGGCGTCGTCTTCGCCGGTGTGCTCGGCGCGATCACCTGGAACCTGATCACCTGGTATTTCGGGCTGCCCTCCAGCTCGTCGCACGCGCTCTTCGGCGGCCTGGTCGGCGCCACGCTCTTCGCCACCGTGGGCAGCGTCCAGTGGGACAACATCATCAACAAGGTGCTGATCCCGATGGTGGTGTCGCCGCTGGTCGGGCTGGCCCTCGGTTTCGTCATGATGATCGCGATCATGTGGATCTTCCGGCGCGGGCACCCTGGCCGTCTCAACCGCGGTTTCCGCTGGGCACAGACCGTCTCGGCCGCGGCGATGTCGATCGGCCATGGCATGCAGGACGCTGCGAAGACCATGGGCATCGTGGTCCTGGCCCTTTACACCGGCGGCATCCAGTCGTCGTCGACGGACATCCCGGAATGGGTCTACTGGTCGTCGGCCACGGTGCTGGCGGCGGGCACCTACGCGGGCGGGTGGCGGATCATCCGCACCCTCGGCCGCAAGATCATCGACTTGGGCCCGGCCGAGGGCTTCGCCGCCGAGACCGTGGCCAGCTCGGTGCTCTACTTCAACGCCCTGGTCCTGCACGCACCGATCTCCACCACCCACACCATCACCTCGGCGATCATGGGGGTGGGCGCGACCAAACGACTCAGTGCGGTCCGCTGGAACGTGGCGGGCAACATCGTGATGGCCTGGATCACGACATTCCCCGCCGCCGCCTTCTTCTCCTGCGTGATCTACTTCATCGTCCGGCCGCTGTTCACCTGA
- a CDS encoding NUDIX hydrolase has translation MTDSMSLPPAMSQRAREFTGPPVPARPAATVVLLQPHGDTFQVYVLRRAATMTFGGLYAFPGGVVDPSDRPATIRTDWPARLGLPTAEAHAVVGAAARELFEETGVLLASPRSEPDRTVTTTDTDDWESDRAAVASRTLSMTDLLASRDLLLRDDLLLPWSRWITPEFEPRRYDTWFFAALLPEAQSTRDVSGEASTTAWIPPSDTSLPMLPPTRRTLAEIATHKTIPEVVAASTHRDAATPLTPRIAIAPNGEVQFQLPDPVRPPKAPPRPRKAGAAQGRPATAGPNAMVTDDPPASSPAPSRPIAPSPRSPRRPGRPVAQVAPSPRSPRAHICWPGYK, from the coding sequence GTGACCGACTCGATGTCGCTACCGCCCGCCATGTCGCAACGTGCACGAGAGTTCACCGGGCCACCCGTCCCGGCCCGCCCCGCCGCCACCGTCGTGCTGCTCCAGCCCCACGGTGACACCTTCCAGGTCTACGTGCTGCGCCGAGCCGCCACGATGACCTTCGGCGGCCTCTACGCCTTCCCCGGCGGGGTCGTCGACCCGTCCGACCGCCCAGCGACGATCCGCACCGACTGGCCCGCCCGCCTAGGCCTCCCCACCGCCGAAGCACACGCCGTCGTCGGCGCCGCCGCCCGCGAACTCTTCGAAGAGACCGGCGTCCTACTGGCCAGCCCCCGCTCCGAGCCCGACCGCACGGTGACAACAACAGACACCGACGACTGGGAGTCCGACCGCGCAGCCGTGGCGTCCCGCACCCTGTCGATGACCGACTTGCTGGCCAGCCGCGACCTACTTCTCCGCGACGACCTGCTGCTGCCCTGGTCCCGCTGGATCACCCCGGAGTTCGAGCCCCGCCGCTACGACACCTGGTTCTTCGCCGCCCTGCTACCCGAGGCCCAGTCCACCCGAGACGTCTCCGGCGAAGCCTCCACCACAGCCTGGATCCCCCCGTCCGACACTTCCCTGCCGATGCTCCCACCCACCCGCCGAACCCTCGCCGAAATAGCCACCCACAAAACCATCCCCGAGGTAGTAGCCGCCTCCACCCACCGAGACGCCGCAACCCCCCTGACCCCACGAATAGCCATAGCCCCCAACGGAGAGGTGCAATTTCAACTGCCTGATCCGGTACGCCCGCCCAAAGCCCCGCCCCGTCCCCGCAAGGCAGGCGCCGCTCAAGGCCGCCCCGCGACCGCCGGGCCGAATGCGATGGTCACCGACGACCCACCCGCCAGCTCACCCGCACCCTCTCGCCCGATCGCCCCGTCGCCCAGGTCGCCCCGTCGCCCAGGTCGCCCCGTCGCCCAGGTCGCCCCGTCGCCCAGGTCGCCACGAGCTCATATCTGTTGGCCTGGCTACAAGTGA
- a CDS encoding NUDIX hydrolase — MIHVACTLLVDRTGALLLQLRDDKAPYFPNVWGLPGGAIEEGETPEEGAIRELWEETGLRPDGPLRLFVRQELPDQDRTKNYFYAATSAGQEDVVLGEGAAMLFIPVDEVLDRSFTPGSAEMIERFLASPEYAAIRRR, encoded by the coding sequence TTGATCCACGTCGCCTGCACACTCCTGGTCGACCGCACCGGCGCGCTGTTGTTGCAGCTGCGCGACGACAAGGCGCCCTACTTCCCGAACGTCTGGGGCCTTCCCGGCGGCGCTATCGAGGAGGGCGAGACGCCGGAGGAGGGCGCGATCCGCGAGTTGTGGGAGGAGACCGGGTTGCGCCCGGACGGGCCGCTGCGTCTCTTCGTCCGGCAGGAATTACCCGACCAGGATCGGACGAAGAACTACTTCTACGCGGCGACCTCAGCGGGGCAGGAGGACGTGGTTCTGGGTGAGGGCGCCGCGATGCTCTTCATCCCGGTGGACGAGGTTCTCGACCGGTCTTTCACCCCGGGAAGTGCGGAGATGATCGAGCGTTTCCTGGCCTCGCCGGAGTATGCCGCGATCAGGCGACGTTGA
- the pstB gene encoding phosphate ABC transporter ATP-binding protein PstB, with protein MAKRIEATNVSSYYGNFKAIDSVSMTVEPKTITALIGPSGCGKSTFLRSINRMHEVLPNARIEGSLTIDDQNIYDPDVDVTAVRRMIGMVFQRPNPFPTMSIYENAVAGLKLNGVRKKSLLDEAAEKSLRSANLWDEVKDRLDRPGAGLSGGQQQRLCIARTIAVQPQVVLMDEPCSALDPISTLAIEDLMFKLKDQFTIIIVTHNMQQAARVSDKTGFFSIEKTGDPGRLIEYDDTQKIFSNPTQKKTEDYITGRFG; from the coding sequence ATGGCCAAGCGCATCGAGGCGACGAACGTCTCCTCCTACTACGGCAACTTCAAGGCGATCGACAGCGTCTCGATGACCGTCGAGCCGAAGACGATCACGGCTCTGATCGGCCCCTCGGGTTGCGGCAAGTCGACCTTCCTGCGGTCCATCAACCGCATGCACGAGGTACTGCCGAACGCCCGCATCGAGGGCAGCCTCACGATCGACGACCAGAACATCTACGACCCGGACGTCGACGTCACCGCCGTCCGCCGCATGATCGGCATGGTCTTCCAGCGCCCCAACCCGTTCCCGACGATGTCGATCTACGAGAACGCGGTAGCCGGCCTGAAACTGAACGGCGTCCGCAAGAAGTCCCTGCTCGACGAGGCCGCCGAGAAGTCGCTGCGCTCCGCGAACCTGTGGGACGAGGTCAAGGACCGCCTGGACCGCCCCGGAGCCGGCCTCTCCGGCGGCCAGCAGCAGCGCCTGTGCATCGCCCGCACGATCGCCGTCCAGCCCCAGGTGGTCCTGATGGACGAGCCCTGCTCGGCCCTGGACCCGATCTCCACGCTGGCGATCGAAGACCTGATGTTCAAACTGAAAGACCAGTTCACGATCATCATCGTCACGCACAACATGCAGCAGGCCGCACGGGTGAGCGACAAGACCGGCTTCTTCTCCATCGAGAAGACCGGCGACCCCGGCCGCCTCATCGAGTACGACGACACCCAGAAGATCTTCAGCAACCCCACCCAGAAGAAGACCGAGGACTACATCACCGGCCGCTTCGGCTGA
- a CDS encoding helix-turn-helix domain-containing protein, giving the protein MTEATNWRDVKAKARAADPDWDSPDRVSRRDQMREQMIAAVSGARLAQIRKDLGLTQVQLAEATGLSQARISQIENGDSMTIDVLRVYVTGLGGHVEVVARIGDIRLNVA; this is encoded by the coding sequence ATGACCGAGGCCACGAACTGGCGCGACGTCAAGGCGAAGGCCCGCGCCGCCGACCCGGACTGGGACAGCCCCGATCGCGTCTCGCGCCGAGACCAGATGCGCGAGCAGATGATTGCTGCGGTCAGTGGCGCCCGGCTTGCCCAGATTCGCAAGGATCTCGGCCTGACTCAGGTTCAACTCGCTGAGGCCACCGGCCTGAGTCAAGCCCGAATCAGCCAGATCGAGAACGGCGACTCGATGACCATCGACGTCCTGCGCGTCTATGTGACCGGCCTGGGTGGCCACGTCGAGGTCGTAGCTCGCATCGGGGACATCCGGCTCAACGTCGCCTGA
- the mtfM gene encoding small membrane protein MtfM, which yields MVTEIGFVSLLVAALGGLAGGFGYLAMRISRGRW from the coding sequence ATGGTTACGGAAATCGGGTTCGTGAGTCTGCTGGTGGCCGCTCTGGGCGGTCTGGCCGGCGGCTTCGGCTATCTGGCAATGCGCATTTCGAGGGGACGCTGGTGA
- a CDS encoding DsrE family protein produces MLAAMARLLVVKATAGADAPERCNQAFNVAATAATAGVDVSFWLTGESTWFARPGRAATFVLPHAAPLPDLIDLLLETGRITACTQCAARRDIGPGDVIPGIRIAGAAAFVEEIMSDGAQALVY; encoded by the coding sequence ATGCTGGCCGCTATGGCACGCCTGCTCGTCGTCAAGGCCACCGCCGGCGCCGATGCCCCGGAACGCTGCAACCAGGCGTTCAACGTGGCCGCGACCGCCGCGACCGCCGGAGTCGACGTGTCGTTCTGGCTGACCGGCGAATCCACCTGGTTCGCCCGGCCCGGCCGGGCCGCCACCTTCGTGCTCCCACACGCCGCTCCACTGCCCGACCTGATCGACCTGCTCCTCGAAACCGGCCGGATCACCGCCTGCACCCAGTGCGCCGCCCGCCGCGACATCGGCCCCGGCGACGTGATCCCCGGCATCCGCATCGCCGGCGCCGCCGCCTTCGTCGAAGAGATCATGTCCGACGGCGCGCAGGCGCTGGTCTACTAG